The Candidatus Zixiibacteriota bacterium nucleotide sequence AAACAGCCGACAGCCAGTACGGTGAAGCCCAGAAAGGCATAATACGCTCGTGTGGCGAGCGATCTAAGTTCTTCGCGGCCGCGGGCCACGAGGAAAAAGGCCGCGCCGCTGATAAGATTCATCAACAGCGCCAGCCATATAGCTAATTGACCGGGTACTTCGGGTCCCAAATCTATCTCCTAAAGTCGGTCGACTTGTCACAACAACGGTTTCAAACAAACTCAACTTAAACGACCCATCATAGGTCTTTTGACGGTTATACGCAAACTGAAACGCTCGGACTAAGATGATGTTCCGGGGGTGGCGGTATAGTTAAGTCGCTAATCCATGAAGAGATAGCGGCGCCAGCGATGATCGTTGGCGCTAAGATGGCGCTGAATGAAGGTAATATGCGAGGGGCGCGTGGGTTTCTTGATCAATTGCAGCCCGGCTTGCTCAGGGGTGCGGTCGCCCTTGAGATTATTGCATTTGATGCAGGCGCACACCATGTTTTCCCAGGTATCGGTCCCGTGAAGCTTGCGCGGGATGACATGATCTATAGTCATCGCCCCGCGTCCGGTGCCGCAATACTGGCAACGGTGGCCGTCGCGGACGATTATGTTTTTACGGGTGAGCATGATATAACGAAAGGGCACCCGGCGGTACTCGGCCAGCCTGACCACCGACGGCAGCGCGAAACTGCGCGAGACTGAGTGTACTTTGAGACCGTCGGCGGTTTCCACCATCTCAGCTTTTCCCTGGAATAGTAACACAATCGCCCGTCGCGCCGAACAGACCGTCAGCGGTTCATAGTTCTGATTGAGCATCAGAACATTGCGGTTTATTACCGAGCCGTTACTACCAGCCATCTTGCTACCCCTTAAACAGTTAACGGAAATGCCAGGTTGAGGAGATAGGTTCTGGCTGGGCCGGCCACCCGACATCGCCGTCAACAGACAGGGGCCAAACACCTGTTATGGGGGTGAAAAGTAGCGCAAAACCGCCGGAAGTCAACAGGATTCTGGTGACGGGCGGCGCCCCCCGGTGGGAAGCTCGGCAAAGAAGTCCGCGAGGCTTCGCGTCAGTACGTTTCCCTCTTTACGCTCCCGAAGCGCATCGCAAGACGGTGCGATCCCTCTCGCATCGCGTAATACGAGTCGTCAACGATGGATGGAGCCCCGCTCCCGTCGGTTCACGGCGTCAGCCTACATGCAATACGGCAGAGGTCGCCCGGTCAGGAAGAGATAGTCTATAAGGATGGTAATATCGCCGATCGAGATATCGCTGTCGGCGCCCTGCTGAGGATTGGAACCGCCCGACAGATTCATGTCGGCCTCGCCGGGACACCAGAGAGCTCTCCTGCTCACGAAGAGATGATCGATCAGCGTGGTCGCGTCGCCGATAGTCGGTTCGTCGCCGTCAAGGCCGTTTACATCGCCCACTCTTCCCGTGCAGCAGACCACGGACGTAGCCACAATCAACGGGGAGTTGGATAGTTGAGATTTGTTCCCGACCTCGTCACACGTGCGCAGTGCGAAATAGTAGCCGAGTCCCGGAGTAAGACCCAGGACCAGCACCGAGTCCTTCTGGCCTGCCGGGGAAGGGATAGGGACCGCAGCGATCATGGTAGCAGCCTGCCATTCGGCCTCGGTATTCAGTGGGCCCAGGCTAAGCGGTTGAAAGCGAATATCGTAGCCAGTCGCCTTGCCGACATAGCCGTCGTCGCCCGGAGCCGTCCACTTGAGCTTGATCCCGCCGGTGGCGTCGGGACCGGCGACCGCCTGGTCCTCACTAAGTGCCAAGGTGGGCAGAAGCAGAATGGCCAGAATTGGGCGAAGCGTTTTCAGGAAAGCGAAAACGCGCGCTCGAACATGGTATAGCCTAACGCAATAACTCATTTCCACACAAAGCGCTTGGGCCACTCCAACGCGACAGAATGTTTGTTTGGGGCTGCCTGCCTGCAGATCAGTAGATCCTGATTAGCCGAGTCCTATCACCAGCCATGACCGGTCGGCAAAGGTAAGTACGATAATCGGCAAACCTTAAGCGAAAACTATCGAACCCTTCTCGATCTGTCAAGCAAAGAACACAATAAAATGCCCCTTATACCTCTCGGGGATAATACCTACAAAGCGGGGAAATGGTTCCCAATCAAACCACGTAGCCGCCGTCGAGCGGCCAGTGTGCGAAGTCGTTCTTGCCGATACGGGTAAGGTCGCGGGCAAGCAGTTGCGAGTCCCTAGTCACACGCTCGCGGGTCTTGCGCTCGTGAATGCGCTGAAGGTGGAAATCGCGTGTGGCCTCGTCGAACGGCATCCGCTGAGGATTGACAAACCTGACTGCACCGTCGCAATCGCGTGCGGTGAGTAGTTGATTACGGTTGTAAGTGCTTGGCGAGAACGGAATATCGAGAAGGCCGGTTTGAAATGCGAGAATCGCCCCACGAGCCAAAGAACCGCGACCGAGCGATTCAATCTGCGCCATAACCGCATCCACCTGTTTACGGAGGCGGGTCATTTCGGCCTCGATCCGGGCCTGATCAACTTTGACATGGGCCGCTTGCTGAACTCCCTTACGAGTCAACTGCAGGGCCTCGCCGTTGTCTTCCTTCGACGGAATCTTGTAGGCTTCGACCGGGGACTTGACCATAAACCGCGAGGCTTTCGCCAGTGCTCCCGTGGTCGAGGAATTAACAATTACCTCGCGAGCCTTGGCCGGATCGGTAGGGAAGGCTGCCATATAGTGATGGTAGACCGTCGAGACGGTACAGTGAGGGAAACCATACCTGCTCAAATACTGCTGTGTGGCGGTTTCGAGCACCCTGAGGCTGGCGATGTCCTGAATCCGGTTGCCCTGCTCGGCCAGACCGACACTAAGGCACTGGACGCCTGTTCGGGCGGAGAGCACTGACTGGACTATGTTCACACAGATTGGAATGGTCGGTTCGATAAGGCTGGTCGTCAGCGGTCCGAAAAACTCCCGGTTGATCACGATCCCGTACTGGCGGAAGTACAACCCGGTCAGCTTGTCGACGTACTTCCAGTACCTCAGGTTGTCGACCGGCGAGAGCTTCTTGTCGTAGGGGAACAGATAACAGATAAACCCGCCCTCGAGTGAGGTCGCCCCACCGGCCAGCGCAATCTCATAGACTAAGCGGTGATCAGGCGAGCCCGCGCGGATTTGAAACGGGGTTTCGATTGCTTGCACGATCTGCTCCACTCCCGGCACGCCGTGCACCGGCACCGGGTACCCGTTGAGAAACGACCGCTTCCCTTTTTCTGTTCGGCGGACTCCCTCCTCCGCCTGGGCGTACATATTCTTGCGGCTGGCGGCGTCGAGCTGAATCGACGAAACATCGAGCCCGAACCCCCGCAGGTACCGGAGAAGGTCGATCTGGTCGCTGACATGGGCCACACCGGTGCGAGGCTGCAGTAGAGGACCGCCGTCGTTTTGCATTCGGTCTACGATCACGTTGTGCAGGTTTTTGGAAGGAACGGTGTGGTTCTTCCTGACATCGGTCGTCAGCACGGCGCTGCCGGTTTTCCATGACTCCAGCACTTCGGTACGGGTGGCAGCAAAGACCTCGTCGGACATCGGGTCATCGCTGACAGTTTCGAGATTGGCCAGTATGGGAAAGTCGTCCGCGACACGATCCGCTACCGGCTGCTGCTTCATGCCCCGGCGATGAAGGTCGGCGGTTAGATTCTCCATGATGACTTCAAGCGTCACCGGCTTGGGAGCGACAAAATCGAAACCCATTTGGAGATACTTCTTTTTGGTGATCTCGGCATCGTCGCTTACGGACAAATTGCCGCCCAGATACCACAGCCGAGGTGTAGAGTCGGCCAGTTTGTACGCCGCGAGCTTGCGCGCGAAACCGTGGAGATAGAGATCAGCGTGGCCGTTGTTGCAGGAGATCATGATAATGTCGTATCCAGGCGCCTGATGAAAAAAGTCGTCGAGCTGATTCAAAATGCCGAGATTGCGGGCGACAAAACCGGCCTCGCGAAAAGCGAGAGTCAGGAGGGCCATGCCGACCGCGTGGATATCGTCGCCGACACTGCCAATGAGAACGCGATATGCTTCTTTCATGATAGGTATGTCGTGTAATCGAGGAATCCGCTTTACCGGCCCGGGGTCAGACGGCTTGGCGCGTCGGGCTGGAGGCATTTCCGAATCGCGGTTTCAAGCAGGATGTCAATTGTATCCACCAGCGGTACCGGGAATTCTTCTGGCTTGAATACCAGAGGGAGTTCGGAGCACCCGGCAACAATCGCCTCGGCGCCGGACTCAATCAGAATCTGTGCGCCCTGGCGCAGCCGCTCTTTGGGCTGGCCGGTAACATTACCGGCTTTGATTCCCCAGGGGGCATAAATCGGTTCGGTGAAGTAGAATTCCTGGTCCTTATCGCGTAGCACCAGCGCCTCGATATCGCGCTGGAGAAGTTGCTTTTGAAACAGGCCGAGCTTGATTGCTCCTGTCGATGCGATCACGCCGACTCTTTTCAGACCCAGATCGCGGCAGCGCTCAGCGGTGTGGGCGATGCCGTCGAGAATAGTCGCTTGCGAGTGCTCCTGCAGTTGGGGAATGAAGTAGTGCGACGTCATGCAGGCCAGGACGATGTAGTCGGCGCCCATCCGGTTGAGGATTTCAACCGAACGCCGAAGCTCAGGCAGCGGGCTCGGCTGGCCGTAGAGAATGCCGGCGGTGCGGTCCGGGATTTGCGTGTTGTTGTGGACAAACGTCTCGACATATTCCTGATCAGTCTTGGCCGGGGTCAGCTCGATCAGACGCTTGAAAAAGTAGGCCGCCGCCACTGAACCCATGCCGCCGATAATGCCCAGCCGGGGACGATTTTGCTTGACCAAGATGATACCCGCTCTAAGTAAATGTAAACCGGTTCTTGCTGTTTCTGAACTACTTATCGGTCAACCGTATCGACAGGTAAAAGGTTCACTCAAAAAACTGCCCGAGTTCCGGTAAAACCGGCGCTATTCATGGCGATCCCCGCTGTCGGCAGGCCGATGATTTGCGGTCCGGAAAGCCTCCAGAACCGTCGCAGCAATCGCCCGGTAGCCGTCGGGGTTCAGGTCGACCTTGGTCCGGGCCAGGTCATGCCGAAGATACCCCGCCGTGTCGGCCACGGCCGAGCGCCAGTCAGCTACTGTGATTCGGTGCTTGTGGGCGTACTCGGCCAGCCATTGGCTGTACGTCGCGACCGTGTCCCGCACGATATAATCCTCGTGTTCGTCCACCTCGAAATCATCTCTGGGAGGGATACAGGTGGTCAGGACAGGCTCGATACCGTAACATCGCGCCATCTCGGCCAGTGAGATGACGTAGTCGAGAATCTCCCGGGGCCGGCTATTGGGGCGAAAGTTGTACGAGCTGACCTCGATTACCACATACTCCGGCCCAAGTTCGATAACATCGGGCCGGAACCGAAGCAGGAACCCGGCCACGCGCTGTCCGGTTACACCCCGGTTGATGGCCTCAAAATCCGGGAAGTATTCCGCGAGCGGCCACTCGGCCATGACCTGGGATCCGAAGAAAACGATCCGGCCGGGAACGATGGTATCCGACTTCAGGGCCGCGTCGGCAGACTCGTAGGTACTCCGCCCGGAGAATTCGTCGACCACGTACAGGTATTTATCCAACCAGTAGTTGATATTCGTACGGTACTGCCAGGCCTTGTAGCCGACATAGATTATCGTCAGGTTGCCGATCAGCGAAACCAGCAGCACCATTCGCCATTTGCCTGTCATGAAGGTCTCTCCCCAGCGTTAGATTCCCGGCCACGAACCAGCTCCTGGAGAAAGCCGCAGCCAAGGCCGAGATGAATGGTTAGGAATATCGGCGGAGCCAGCACCAGGTGAACAATTCCGTGGCGCAGTGCAATCGCCATCGATGACACCAGTACCGCTGCGACATAAAGCCCGTACAGTACGGCGAACACATACCAGAACGCTGACAACCACAGCGCCACCAACGGCAACACCACGAGGCCGAGGGCGAAAAGTGGCGGAATGAGCGTGCCGATTCCGAGAGTCGCCGGGTGTTTGCGCGCGAGGCGCATTCGCCCGGTGCCGTAGCGGGCCATCTGTCGAAACAGGCCGGCGATTGAGTTTCGGGGATAATAGTAGACTGCCAGCTTCAGCGAGGTAAACGCTTTGAATCCTGCCTGGGCCACTCGGTAATTGAACTCGTAATCCTCGCTGGCGTCGAAAGTCTCGTCGAAATAGCCGACTTTTTCGAACACCTCGCGCCGATACGATGCTCCCGCGCTGGCCGGATTTACGAACATGTCCTTGTCGGTGTAGATTGTCGAATCAAGCCCGTGGCCAAGAGGCGACCGCCGCACCAGCGCCACCGCGGTTTGAAATGTCGCGTTCTCCGGGGTTTCGAGAAACTGCGGTCGGCTGAGCACGGCGACATTGTGCTCGGCCATCAAACGCGCCGTACTCTTCAGGAGCTGATCGTTGTCGATATAGGTGTGGCCGTCGATGAAGGTGATTATGTCACCCGTCGCGGCGCGGGCGCCGAGGTTTCGCGCCGGCGACGACCACCGCTTCGGATTGTGCAGATACCTGACCCGTGAGTCGCTCATCGAAAGTCGCTGCACGATCTCTGCCGTGTCGTCTATCGAGTCACCGACTCCCACAATGATCTCCAGCTTGTCTCGCGGGTAGTCCTGGTCCAGAAGATACTGGATGGTTCGGGCGATATACTTCGCCTCGTTGCGGATAGGCAGAACAACACTGATTTTGGGCCAGTTTTCCAAGATTAAGTCCTTATACATGATGGGTAAGGACAATTCTCGGTGCGGTCAACCTCAAAGCGAATGGGTGTCGGATCATTGGAATCGTAGGTCCAAGTCACTATCGTTCAGATGCTTGCCTACTCGGCAGAGGACCTTGGGTCGGCCACATGTATCGGCGCCCGGCCCCTGTTTACAGTTTTGTGGCTCTGATTATAGT carries:
- a CDS encoding HNH endonuclease; protein product: MAGSNGSVINRNVLMLNQNYEPLTVCSARRAIVLLFQGKAEMVETADGLKVHSVSRSFALPSVVRLAEYRRVPFRYIMLTRKNIIVRDGHRCQYCGTGRGAMTIDHVIPRKLHGTDTWENMVCACIKCNNLKGDRTPEQAGLQLIKKPTRPSHITFIQRHLSANDHRWRRYLFMD
- a CDS encoding methylaspartate mutase subunit E, translating into MKEAYRVLIGSVGDDIHAVGMALLTLAFREAGFVARNLGILNQLDDFFHQAPGYDIIMISCNNGHADLYLHGFARKLAAYKLADSTPRLWYLGGNLSVSDDAEITKKKYLQMGFDFVAPKPVTLEVIMENLTADLHRRGMKQQPVADRVADDFPILANLETVSDDPMSDEVFAATRTEVLESWKTGSAVLTTDVRKNHTVPSKNLHNVIVDRMQNDGGPLLQPRTGVAHVSDQIDLLRYLRGFGLDVSSIQLDAASRKNMYAQAEEGVRRTEKGKRSFLNGYPVPVHGVPGVEQIVQAIETPFQIRAGSPDHRLVYEIALAGGATSLEGGFICYLFPYDKKLSPVDNLRYWKYVDKLTGLYFRQYGIVINREFFGPLTTSLIEPTIPICVNIVQSVLSARTGVQCLSVGLAEQGNRIQDIASLRVLETATQQYLSRYGFPHCTVSTVYHHYMAAFPTDPAKAREVIVNSSTTGALAKASRFMVKSPVEAYKIPSKEDNGEALQLTRKGVQQAAHVKVDQARIEAEMTRLRKQVDAVMAQIESLGRGSLARGAILAFQTGLLDIPFSPSTYNRNQLLTARDCDGAVRFVNPQRMPFDEATRDFHLQRIHERKTRERVTRDSQLLARDLTRIGKNDFAHWPLDGGYVV
- a CDS encoding amino acid racemase, with product MVKQNRPRLGIIGGMGSVAAAYFFKRLIELTPAKTDQEYVETFVHNNTQIPDRTAGILYGQPSPLPELRRSVEILNRMGADYIVLACMTSHYFIPQLQEHSQATILDGIAHTAERCRDLGLKRVGVIASTGAIKLGLFQKQLLQRDIEALVLRDKDQEFYFTEPIYAPWGIKAGNVTGQPKERLRQGAQILIESGAEAIVAGCSELPLVFKPEEFPVPLVDTIDILLETAIRKCLQPDAPSRLTPGR
- a CDS encoding GDSL-type esterase/lipase family protein gives rise to the protein MTGKWRMVLLVSLIGNLTIIYVGYKAWQYRTNINYWLDKYLYVVDEFSGRSTYESADAALKSDTIVPGRIVFFGSQVMAEWPLAEYFPDFEAINRGVTGQRVAGFLLRFRPDVIELGPEYVVIEVSSYNFRPNSRPREILDYVISLAEMARCYGIEPVLTTCIPPRDDFEVDEHEDYIVRDTVATYSQWLAEYAHKHRITVADWRSAVADTAGYLRHDLARTKVDLNPDGYRAIAATVLEAFRTANHRPADSGDRHE
- a CDS encoding glycosyltransferase family 2 protein, which translates into the protein MENWPKISVVLPIRNEAKYIARTIQYLLDQDYPRDKLEIIVGVGDSIDDTAEIVQRLSMSDSRVRYLHNPKRWSSPARNLGARAATGDIITFIDGHTYIDNDQLLKSTARLMAEHNVAVLSRPQFLETPENATFQTAVALVRRSPLGHGLDSTIYTDKDMFVNPASAGASYRREVFEKVGYFDETFDASEDYEFNYRVAQAGFKAFTSLKLAVYYYPRNSIAGLFRQMARYGTGRMRLARKHPATLGIGTLIPPLFALGLVVLPLVALWLSAFWYVFAVLYGLYVAAVLVSSMAIALRHGIVHLVLAPPIFLTIHLGLGCGFLQELVRGRESNAGERPS